The Myxococcales bacterium DNA window GTCCAGGATGAGCGTGAGCGTCGCTCCGAGCGCGAAGGCCGCGGTGCCGAGTTGTAGCGGCCAGAACACGGCGCTCTCACCAAGCCTCGCCCGCAAGAGCGGGGCCTCGCTTTCCGCAAGGAGAAACACGGTGAGCGCCAGCACGCCAGCGGCGAGCTCCGCCGCCAGTGCGTACCTCCGGAAGTCGCGACGCAGCGCGTCGTCGTCGCACTCGCACGCGAGGTAAACGGCCGCGAGGAGCGCGAAGAGCGCGAGCGCGAAGAGGCCCGTCAAGACGGCGAAGGTCGTGAAGACGTCACCCAGCGGCATCGCTTGCGCCCTCACGGCGGCGGTGGCCTGGGGCACGCGCCCGGCGCTCATGCCTGCGAGCGTGATGCCCAAGAACACCGGCGTGAAGACGCTGGCCCACGCGAAGAGCTGACCCCACGACGCGCGCGTTCGGTCGGCCAGGGGGCCGAGCCCGTAAGAGCGAAACACGAACGAGGTCCCGCGAAACACGATGCCGAAGAGGGCGAGCACGAGGGGCACGTGAAACGCCACGCCGAGAGTCGCGAACGCGCGCGGGAAGGCGCTGAAGAGCATCACGATGACGAAGATGAGCCAAACGTGGTTCGCCTCCCACAACGGGCCGATGGCGTGCTCTACGAGCGCGCGTTGCGCGGCGCGCCTGGGGCCCCGCGCCACGAGGTGCCAGAAGCCCGCTCCGAAGTCGGCCCCGCCGCTTAGCGTGTAGGCGACGAGGCCGATGCCCATGATGGCGTAGACGAGCTCAACCATGGGTCGCGCCTGGCGCCGCCTTGGCGTTAGGGTCCGCGTCGACCGGCGCGGCAAAGACGTGGGCGCGCAAGAGCGTGATGACGACGCCCGCGAGAAGGATGTAGAGCGCAGTGAAGGCGGCGAGGTGGAGCGTGAGGCCCGTCACCGGCGTCACCGCGTCTCTTGTCCGCAGGAACGAGTGAATGACCCAAGGCTGCCGGCCTACCTCGGTGACGGTCCAACCCGCCTCGACGGCGATGACGCCGAGCGGCGTCGCGAAGAACGCGAGCCTTAGGAAGCGGCGGCTCTTCCAGAAGCCGCCCCGGCGTAGCCAGAGCCACGCGCCAAGGGCGACGACGCCGAGCATCGCCGTACCCGCGAAGACCATCACTTGAAATGCCGTGTGCGTCGGCGCGACGGGGGGCCACTCGTCTCGGGGGAAGGCGTGGAGGCCTCGGACCTCGGCCTTCGGATCGGCGAACGCGAGGATGCTGAGGCCGTAGGGGATCTCGATGGCGTAGGCGAGCTCACCCTTGGCCTCGTCGGGGAAACCGCCGATGGCGAGGGGCGCGGGACTCTTGGTCTCAAAGAGTCCCTCCATCGCCGCGAGCTTGATGGGCTGATGCTGGGCGACGTGTTTCGCGGAGAGATCGCCGGTCAAGAGCTGTAGCGGCATCGTTGCGGCAAGCACGGCAAACGCGATCTTTGCCGCCGCCAAGTGAAACCTCGACTCGCCGCGGAGGAGTCCCCAAGAGTGGATGCCGAGCACCGCGATGGCCACGCTCGCATACGCCGCGAGCACCATATGGAG harbors:
- a CDS encoding cytochrome d ubiquinol oxidase subunit II; its protein translation is MVELVYAIMGIGLVAYTLSGGADFGAGFWHLVARGPRRAAQRALVEHAIGPLWEANHVWLIFVIVMLFSAFPRAFATLGVAFHVPLVLALFGIVFRGTSFVFRSYGLGPLADRTRASWGQLFAWASVFTPVFLGITLAGMSAGRVPQATAAVRAQAMPLGDVFTTFAVLTGLFALALFALLAAVYLACECDDDALRRDFRRYALAAELAAGVLALTVFLLAESEAPLLRARLGESAVFWPLQLGTAAFALGATLTLILDRVTWARVFVALQVGLVVLGWGAAMRGDLVLGAVSIHDAGTRPETLAAVVPILAGGTLLLAPSLVFLYRLFARRAH
- a CDS encoding cytochrome ubiquinol oxidase subunit I; amino-acid sequence: MSDLLAARLQMALSLGFHIVFAIVGMAMPLLMAIAEWLHLRTKDPLYLELAKRWARGTAILFAVGAVSGTVLSFELGLLWPTFMEHAGPVVGMPFSLEGFAFFLEAIFLGVYLYGWDKLSPRLHLLSGVLVAVSGVLSGVFVVAVNAWMNTPSGVTFEDGRIAHIDLVRAFFSPAFPSQALHMVLAAYASVAIAVLGIHSWGLLRGESRFHLAAAKIAFAVLAATMPLQLLTGDLSAKHVAQHQPIKLAAMEGLFETKSPAPLAIGGFPDEAKGELAYAIEIPYGLSILAFADPKAEVRGLHAFPRDEWPPVAPTHTAFQVMVFAGTAMLGVVALGAWLWLRRGGFWKSRRFLRLAFFATPLGVIAVEAGWTVTEVGRQPWVIHSFLRTRDAVTPVTGLTLHLAAFTALYILLAGVVITLLRAHVFAAPVDADPNAKAAPGATHG